A stretch of DNA from Parafrankia discariae:
AGGGCCGAACCGGGGTACGCCGGCCCTCGCGGCACCGGCCTCACGCCGGCTGGGCCGCGGGCCGCCGCGTCCGCTCCGGACCGCCGCCAAGAGTGAAGTCCAGCAACTCCACATGACGGGCCGGCCAGCTGTTCGCCGTGACGAACCGGTGGCGTTCCGCTTCGGTCACCTCTGGCCAGCCGCGGACCTCCCGGAACGCGGCCACCGGATCGTCGCCCGGCGCCAGCAGCCTGACCCGCGGTCCCATGCCCCGGACCGGGGTCAGGTCGCTCGCCAGGACGGGCCGCCCCGCCGCCAGGTACTCGTACAGCTTGATTGGATCCATCGCCTCCGTCAGCGAGGTCACCCGGTGCGGTAGCAGGCACACATCCGCTGCGGCGATCAGCCCGGTGACGGCCGGCCGGGGGAGATGGCCTGGCAGGACCACCGAGGGCAACGCCCGCAGCGGGGCGGCGTGCCGCTCGTCCTTGACGGGCCCGGCGAGTATCACCGTGCTCTCCGTCGCCAGCCGGGCGACCATGTCGACGTCGAGCCGGTCGTCGACGGTGCCCGCGTAGACGCACCACGGCCGGGGCAGGCCCGCGGTCAGCGCGGGTGCCGGCGGCAGCCGCTCCCACTCGGCGGGATCGACGCCGTTGTGGACGACCAGTGAGCCTCCGGTGGGAGCGAGCCGCCGGCGCAGCGACTCCGACACCGCGACCACCGGCCGCCGCCGGCGACGGATCTCGGCGTAGGCCTCCTGGAACGCAGGGTGCCAGCGTTCGAGCGGGGGGTAGGTCGCCCAGTCGTCACGGGCGAAGTAGACGACCGAGTCGGCCCATTCCAACTCGGCGAGCCCCGCCAGCAGCGGGTACGTCGTGACGACCACGGGCCGTTCGCAGCGGGCCTGCTCCGCGGCCCGTCGCAGCACCCGGTCGTAGCGCCGGTAGGTGTGGCGCAGCATCGCGGGCGAGACCGGGTCCTCGCGACGCCAGCGGCGCGCGGACACGACGTAGCGGTCCGGCCTGCTCGTCGGTGGAACGGCCACCACCGGGTCGCCCTTCGCCAACGCTGTCACCCGGCTGCGGAACGGCTCGGCGACGAGCAGCCGTCGCACCCGCGGCGACTGCATCAGGGTGAGCAGGACGCGGTCCGGAGGCCGCATGTACGAGCGGATCGCCATGTCCCGCAGCGTCTCCCTGGACAGGGTGAACACGACGTCGCGCGCGGGGGCGGAGCGGGGGTCGGGCTCGGGCATGGTCGGTTCCTCCGTCGAGATCAACGAGACCGCCGGTGTGGCCGTCGGCGTCGGGCACCGTGCTCGGCCGCCGCCGCGAGCGGCCACTGATCCTGGGGCGGGACGGATCCGGGAGCCGGGCTGTCGGACGGCCCCTGACCCGGCCCCTGACCCGGCGTCGGCCCGCGCTTTCCGCGCAGCACGCCGCGCAGCTGGCGCCGGCAGGTCGGCATGGCCGAGACGACAGCCACATACGCCGCCGCGCCGGCCGTCCCCGCGGTGACGAGCTCGGCGATCGGGGGCAGGTTCACCACCGCCCGCACCCCGGCGGTCACCGCGGCGAGCACCGCGCTGGCGAGGACGGCCGGCGCGATCGAGGTCGCGACGTCCGCCAGCCTCACCGGTGTGTCGCGGGTGGCGCTGGCAAGCATCGGGATGGCGGTCACCACGGAGGCGATGCTGACGGCCCAGGCGACGCCCACCGGCCCCCAGGGCAATCCCAGGAAGAACGAGGCCACGGTGAGCGGACGGGTCACCGCGGCGACCTTGAGCATCTCGTCGGCCCGGTCTCGCGAGACCCACAGCCAGGTCGCCGTCGAGCTGATCGCCTGGGCGAATCCGGCGATCGCCAGCACTCTGAAGATCGGCACGACCCCGCTCCACGGCGCGCCCAGCAGGCCGGTGACGAACACGTCGGCGAGCAGCGCCATCAGCACGACCAGTGGCAGAGCGAGCAGCGCCACGGTGAACACGGCGGCGCGGTAGTAGTCGCGGAACCGGTCCGGCTGGTCGTGGAGCCTGGACAGGGTGGGGATCGCGACCATGTTGACCGGCTGGTTGACCTGCTGCAGCGGGAGCAGGAGCAGCGCGTACGCACGGGAGTAGAGGCCGAGGGCCGCCGGCCCGGCGAACCGGCCCACCAGGACGTTGTCGGCGTTGCGGCTGACGTACCCGAGCAGGCCGGAGCCGGCGACGCTGCCGCCGAAGCGCAGCATCGGCGCGAGGCCGTCCGCGCGGGCCGGTCGGCTCGGCCGCCAGTCGCAGGCCGTCCAGACGAGGACCGCCCGGGCGAGGGCCGCCGAGGTCGGCATGAGCGCCAGCGACCAGTAGCCGGCCCCCAGCGACGCGAGAGTGATGGCCACGACGATGCTGGTAGTCCGGCCGATCATGTCGCGGGCCGCGACGGAGCCGAACTTCATCTGCCGTTGGAGCAGCGCCTGGTGTTGGACGAGGGCGCCGGTGATCAGGTACGACGGCGCGACGACGAGGGTGATTCCGACGAGCTCGTCGTGCCCGTAGAACAGGGCGATCAGCGGGCTGGCCGCGGCCAGCGCGACCGCGAGGCTGAACCCGACCACGACGTTGACCCAGAACAGCGCGCTGACCTGACTGTGCGTGATCGTCTTGCGCTGGATGACGGCCTGGGAGAGCCCGAGGTCCGTCAGCTGATCAGCGAGGGCTGAGATCGCCAGCACCATCCCGACGAGGCCGTAGGCGTCCGGTGACAGCAGCCGGGCCAGAACAATCGTTGAGCCGAATTGAGTGAACAATCGCCAGATTTGGGCGCCGGCCGTCGCCGCCACACCTCTCCGGGACCGCCCGGCAAGGCCCCGGTTCAGTTCCGAGGTGTCGAGCCAGCGTCCTTGCTTTCCGTCTAAGAATGCTTGTCGGCGAGCAGATCGCGACGCCGGTTCGGTGCGGGATTTCGCCACAGACGATCAAGCTTTCCGCTAAAACGCATGGTCAGGGCACTGTACCCTGATGCGTTGACCGACCTGGCCGCCCGGTTCATCTCGAGTTCCCCAAAGGGCCGGACGGATCGAACAAAATCTGTTCTAGTATGTCGTCAGTGGGTGACGTGTCCAGCGGCGGCGCTCATCGCAGGTTCACTTGGTCAATCTGGGGGAGCAGTGACGTTGAGTAATCGCGTGCTGATCATAGTGCAGAACCTGCCGGTACCGCTCGACCGGCGGGTCTGGTTGGAATGCCAGGCCCTGGTGGGCGCCGGTTACGAGGTGCGGGTCATATGCCCCAAGGGGCCGGGTGACCCGGGCTATGAGCTACTCGATGATGTACACCTCTACAAGTATGAGCCGTACGTCGCCACGTCCGGCGTAATCTCATATATGAAAGAGTTTTTTGTCTGCTGGATGCGTACTGCCCGACTGGCGCGCAAGGTCTACCGGGAACGCGGCTTCGACGTTATCCAGGTGTGCAATCCGCCGGACACCTACGCGTTGCTCGCGTTACTCTATCGGCGGCGTGGTGTGCGCCTTGTGTACGACCAGCACGACCTATGCCCGGAGGTCTACAAGTCGCGCTTCGAGCGCCCGTCGCGGATTCTGCTCGCCTTCCTTTTCGCGCTCGAACGCATCACTTACGGGCTGTCGCACCACGTCATCTCCACCAATAACTCCTACCGGGAGATCGCGATCCGCCGTGGCGGCCGGACCAGGCAGGACACGACGGTCGTGCGCAGCGGCCCGGACACCGATCGGATGCGGCCCGGCGCCGTCCACCCGGAACTGCGGGAAGGCCGCGAGTTTCTGCTCTGCTATCTCGGGGTGATGGGCCCGCAGGACGGAGTGGACAACGCGCTGCGTGCCCTCGACATCCTCGTCCACCAGCGCGGCCGCACCGACGTCCACCTGGCCCTGCTCGGTTTCGGTGACTGCTATGACGATCTGCGCGCGCTCGCCACGGAGCTGGATCTCGACGACCACGTGACCTTCACCGGTCGCGCGGACCACGAGATGATCGACAAATACCTCTCGACCGCCGACCTGGCGGTCGGACCGGACCCGATGAACCCGCTCAACAACGTGTCGACCATGAACAAGACCATGGAATACATGGCCTACGGCCTGCCCGTGGTCACGTTCGATCTCGTCGAGACCAGGGTCACCGCCGCGGACATCGCGGAATACGTCGAACCCGGCGACATCGACGGGTTCGCCGCCGCGATCGAGCGTCTGCTCGATGACCCGGAGCGGCGGGCCGACCTGTCCAAGCGGGGCCGGCAGCGCGCGGTCGAGGTGCTGGACTGGAGCCTGCAGGTCCCCGGTTACGTGGATGTCTTCGACCGCATCACCGGGCGGGAGCGCTCGGCCGGCGAGCGGGTCCGCCCGAGGACGGTTGACTGCGCCGTCCCGGCGCCGCGCCGCCGAGGGCAGACCGGCTCCAACCCGCCGGCGACGGCATCTGGCGGCCACCACGAGGGTGACGAGCTCAGATCGGCGACGGGGTGACGGCACCGCTCTCCGTGGGTTCCGCCCCGGCACCGCACGGCGCC
This window harbors:
- a CDS encoding glycosyltransferase, which codes for MPEPDPRSAPARDVVFTLSRETLRDMAIRSYMRPPDRVLLTLMQSPRVRRLLVAEPFRSRVTALAKGDPVVAVPPTSRPDRYVVSARRWRREDPVSPAMLRHTYRRYDRVLRRAAEQARCERPVVVTTYPLLAGLAELEWADSVVYFARDDWATYPPLERWHPAFQEAYAEIRRRRRPVVAVSESLRRRLAPTGGSLVVHNGVDPAEWERLPPAPALTAGLPRPWCVYAGTVDDRLDVDMVARLATESTVILAGPVKDERHAAPLRALPSVVLPGHLPRPAVTGLIAAADVCLLPHRVTSLTEAMDPIKLYEYLAAGRPVLASDLTPVRGMGPRVRLLAPGDDPVAAFREVRGWPEVTEAERHRFVTANSWPARHVELLDFTLGGGPERTRRPAAQPA
- a CDS encoding glycosyltransferase family 4 protein, producing the protein MTDLAARFISSSPKGRTDRTKSVLVCRQWVTCPAAALIAGSLGQSGGAVTLSNRVLIIVQNLPVPLDRRVWLECQALVGAGYEVRVICPKGPGDPGYELLDDVHLYKYEPYVATSGVISYMKEFFVCWMRTARLARKVYRERGFDVIQVCNPPDTYALLALLYRRRGVRLVYDQHDLCPEVYKSRFERPSRILLAFLFALERITYGLSHHVISTNNSYREIAIRRGGRTRQDTTVVRSGPDTDRMRPGAVHPELREGREFLLCYLGVMGPQDGVDNALRALDILVHQRGRTDVHLALLGFGDCYDDLRALATELDLDDHVTFTGRADHEMIDKYLSTADLAVGPDPMNPLNNVSTMNKTMEYMAYGLPVVTFDLVETRVTAADIAEYVEPGDIDGFAAAIERLLDDPERRADLSKRGRQRAVEVLDWSLQVPGYVDVFDRITGRERSAGERVRPRTVDCAVPAPRRRGQTGSNPPATASGGHHEGDELRSATG
- a CDS encoding lipopolysaccharide biosynthesis protein — encoded protein: MAATAGAQIWRLFTQFGSTIVLARLLSPDAYGLVGMVLAISALADQLTDLGLSQAVIQRKTITHSQVSALFWVNVVVGFSLAVALAAASPLIALFYGHDELVGITLVVAPSYLITGALVQHQALLQRQMKFGSVAARDMIGRTTSIVVAITLASLGAGYWSLALMPTSAALARAVLVWTACDWRPSRPARADGLAPMLRFGGSVAGSGLLGYVSRNADNVLVGRFAGPAALGLYSRAYALLLLPLQQVNQPVNMVAIPTLSRLHDQPDRFRDYYRAAVFTVALLALPLVVLMALLADVFVTGLLGAPWSGVVPIFRVLAIAGFAQAISSTATWLWVSRDRADEMLKVAAVTRPLTVASFFLGLPWGPVGVAWAVSIASVVTAIPMLASATRDTPVRLADVATSIAPAVLASAVLAAVTAGVRAVVNLPPIAELVTAGTAGAAAYVAVVSAMPTCRRQLRGVLRGKRGPTPGQGPGQGPSDSPAPGSVPPQDQWPLAAAAEHGARRRRPHRRSR